The following coding sequences lie in one Rutidosis leptorrhynchoides isolate AG116_Rl617_1_P2 chromosome 4, CSIRO_AGI_Rlap_v1, whole genome shotgun sequence genomic window:
- the LOC139841111 gene encoding tubulin beta-2 chain-like, protein MREILHIQGGQCGNQIGAKFWEVVCAEHGIDVTGKYTGDSELQLERINVYYNEASGGRFVPRAVLMDLEPGTMDSLRSGAYGQIFRPDNFVFGQSGAGNNWAKGHYTEGAELIDSVLDVVRKEAENCDCLQGFQVCHSLGGGTGSGMGTLLISKIREEYPDRMMMTFSVFPSPKVSDTVVEPYNATLSVHQLVENADECMVLDNEALYDICFRTLKLTTPSFGDLNHLISATMSGVTCCLRFPGQLNSDLRKLAVNLIPFPRLHFFMVGFAPLTSRGSQQYRALTVPELTQQMWDAKNMMCAADPRHGRYLTASAIYRGKMSTKEVDEQMLNVQNKNSSYFVEWIPNNVKSTVCDIPPTGLKMASTFIGNSTSIQEMFRRVSEQFTAMFRRKAFLHWYTGEGMDEMEFTEAESNMNDLVSEYQQYQDATADEEGEYEEEEEYDEA, encoded by the exons ATGAGAGAAATCTTACATATTCAAGGAGGACAGTGCGGAAACCAGATCGGAGCAAAGTTTTGGGAGGTAGTGTGTGCGGAACACGGAATCGACGTCACCGGAAAGTACACCGGAGATTCAGAGTTACAGCTCGAGAGAATCAACGTTTATTACAATGAAGCGAGTGGTGGAAGGTTTGTTCCACGCGCCGTGCTTATGGATCTCGAGCCAGGAACGATGGACAGTCTCAGATCTGGAGCGTACGGACAGATCTTCAGGCCTGATAACTTTGTTTTTGGTCAATCTGGTGCTGGTAATAATTGGGCGAAAGGACATTATACTGAAGGTGCTGAGTTGATTGATTCAGTTTTGGATGTTGTTAGGAAGGAAGCTGAGAACTGTGATTGCTTACaag gaTTTCAGGTGTGCCATTCTCTTGGAGGTGGAACGGGATCCGGGATGGGTACCCTTTTGATCTCAAAGATCAGGGAAGAGTATCCTGACCGTATGATGATGACCTTCTCTGTATTCCCATCACCAAAGGTGTCTGACACTGTTGTGGAGCCCTACAATGCCACCTTGTCTGTCCACCAACTTGTTGAAAATGCTGATGAGTGTATGGTTCTTGATAATGAAGCTTTGTATGATATTTGCTTCAGAACACTCAAACTGACTACCCCAAGTT TTGGTGACCTAAATCATCTCATATCTGCAACCATGTCTGGAGTGACTTGCTGTCTAAGGTTTCCTGGGCAACTCAACTCCGATCTAAGAAAGCTTGCTGTGAATCTTATCCCATTCCCGCGTCTCCACTTTTTCATGGTTGGTTTTGCTCCTCTCACTTCACGTGGCTCCCAGCAGTACCGTGCTCTGACTGTACCTGAGCTCACCCAACAAATGTGGGATGCCAAGAACATGATGTGTGCTGCTGACCCACGACACGGGCGATACTTGACCGCATCAGCCATCTACCGTGGTAAAATGAGCACCAAAGAAGTTGATGAGCAGATGCTTAACGTCCAGAACAAGAACTCGTCTTACTTTGTTGAGTGGATCCCAAACAATGTTAAGTCCACTGTTTGTGACATCCCACCAACTGGTTTGAAAATGGCATCTACTTTCATTGGAAACTCGACCTCCATTCAAGAGATGTTCAGGCGAGTGAGTGAGCAGTTTACTGCTATGTTCAGGCGAAAGGCTTTTCTGCATTGGTACACCGGTGAGGGTATGGACGAAATGGAGTTTACAGAGGCGGAGAGCAACATGAATGATTTGGTTTCGGAGTATCAGCAATATCAGGATGCTACAGCTGATGAGGAGGGAGAGTATGAGGAGGAAGAGGAGTATGATGAGGCCTAA